The following DNA comes from Spirulina major PCC 6313.
CTCGCCTATCAAATCCTCATGTCCAGCTACAACCTCCAAATCCCCCGCATGTTCGCCGCCCTCTTATTAATCACCCTCGCCGGTGTCGGCATCTTCGTCCTCTTAACAATCCTCTCCAACGCCCTCCTCAAACACTGGCACGAAAGCGCAATTAAGATCGAAAACTAACCCTGCAACAACCATTTCATCTTCTTATACTGGCGATAGCAATCCCATTGGATTCATAAACAGGCAAGGGCATCACCCGGCGTAGGGCATGGGGATACCGATGGGAGCGATCGCGCCCCCACCGGCCAACGTTACGCCAAACTCTCCGGATCAACCCCCAATGCTCTTGACTTACTCCCCCGTTTAGAAAACGGGGGATTCTGGGATCAAACAGCAATAGCAGGCAACGCCTGTCTGACATCACCTAACCCAATGGCTGAAGCCCCAGCCACTTTAATATTCATCGCCGCATTCTCATCCCGGTCATTCTCTGCCGAGCAACTGGGACACCGCCAATGGCGAGTCTCTAAATCCAGATGCTCCAAAATATGACCACAACTTGAAACAGTCTTGCTCGAAGGGAACCAGCGGTCAACATAGATCACCCGCTTCCCCTTCTTCGTCGCCACCCACTCCAGGATTTGCAGAAACTCCCGAAACGCCAAATCACTCACCTTACGCCCCCAAAGCCCCTGCATCGCCTTGAGGTTCAAGGTTTCAAAACACAGCACATCAAACTGATTCGTCAGTTGATGGGCTAACTTCCAAAACCAGTCCCGCCGTCGATGGGCAATATCTTCATGCTTGCGGGCTAAGTTTAATCGGGCACGTTCTCGATGGGCTGAACCCTTTTGCTTACGGGACAACTCTCGACTCGCTTTGCGAACCGAGTTAAGTGACTGCTTGAAGAACAAGGGGGCATCAATCTTGAATCCCTCAGAACAGGTCAGAAACGTCTTAAGTCCAAAATCAAAACCAGCAATGTTACCTGTCTCGGTTTTGACTTGGGGTTCTGACAGGGTATCTACCGTGACAATCATGAACAGTTCTCCCAAGGGAGTTCGTTTAATCGTCACGGTCTTGACCTTGCCCTCAATGGGGCGAGAGTTCCAATATTGATAGACTTTGTTCCCAATCCTGACCCGGTTGCCACCGAGGAATTTGTACCCAGCTTGCTTGAGGGTGAAGGATTTGTATTTTCGGGTTTTCTTGAAGTTGGGCGGTCGAACGCTTCTATCTTTGTGTTTGAAGAACAGTTGATAGGCTTTCTCAATTCGTTGGCAGATATCCTGTACGGCTTGAGAACCCACCTGCAACCACCAGGGGTTCCGTTTCCGAAGCTTGGCGATGTGTTTTTGCAGTCGGGCGCAGTTCAAGTGCTTGCCCCACATTCGGTAGTACCGTTTGTGGAGGGCAACACAATGGTTGTAGATACGCCCTGCGGCATTGATTGTCCGCTTGAGGTATCTATTCCGCTTATGCTGGTAGAGCTTGAACTTGAGCGTTTTCATGGTTGCTATGATACCTCGGTATCACGGCTGAATAAATTCAGCCCTTCGCTTATATCCCCCGTTTGGAAAACGGGGGCTTTACGCTTTACATTCGTAACTTCGCCATCAGTTGCTCATTCTTTTGGCGCTCTTGTTCAGCCTTAGCCTCTGCCTGTTCAGCCTTAGCCTCTGCTTGTTTCGCCTTAGCCTCTGCTTGTTTCGCCTGTTCCTCACCATGGAGCAGCAGGTTACCCGTGGCATCCCACCAGCGCAACCAGGGCAAATCCATATTTTGGTAAATGCCCGGCCAAATGCCCAATTCCACCTCCAATTCTTCAATGGGAAAACGTCCGCTTGGATTGGCTGGCATCAGGCGGTAGCGATTAGATACCAATTGATACACCTCGACCTGAGCCTTTTTGACTTCATAGATCGCGTAATAGGCCGGGCGAATTGCGGTTTCATAGACCCAAAATTTCCCCGTCCAAGGTGTCTTGTCCCGCTCCTCTGCTCCCGTCCCGGACACAAACTCAATCACAATCACCGGCGGCATAATCTCTTGCCACAGCACATAGGAACGACGGGCTTGGCCGTCTAAGGTTGGCGGGACATTCGCCACATAAAACCAGTCGGGGGCTTCGGCTCCCCGCTGGGGTGGGTCTGTGATTCGCCAATAAATGCCGCTGTCTTGACCGATGCAATAGTGACCATCGGGATGGACGCGATCGAGGACAGGACGAATCGATTCCGTTAACAAGATACTTTGGGGATGTTCCTGAAAATTCTTCACGAATGTACCGTCCTCACAGGGCAGTTGCGTGTGATCGGGCAAAGGGGTAAAGGATTCGCTAAAAACCATGATCTAACCTGGATTGCGTGGTTCTATCGTAGCGCGGTATTTCTGGCCAAATTGGGATCGCCATGATCTTGGTCGTGATTGTTAGGACAGTTGGACAAGGCTGAACATTTGTGCTGAATTTATAGCAGAGGTCAACGTGCTTAGGGCCTCCAAACTCTCTCGAAACAAGGGGCTTAAGCTCCTTGCCTGTGCTCACGAATCTGGCTAGGGCTATCATTGCAAACAGTGAAGGCGGCCGGGGGTGAACTCGGCCGCCTTGATGTTTGAAAGGGGATTGCGGGTTAGGTGTGGTGCATCATTTCGCGGTAACACCAGCGGACGAGGCTGAACCCGGCGATGAATTTGATCACTTCTAAACCCCAGTAGCTGAGTTGCATGGTGAGCATCGAGCCGGAGAAGGGGTTGGCGGTGGGGGCGAGCCAATCGAGGTGGATGCCGACGCTGCTAAGGAGGGGGGTGAGACCGTAGGTGTAGAGGAGGGCGATCGCAAACAACACCCCTGCCGTCACCACAAATAACCGTTCTTGATGCTGGGTGAGGCTATGGCTTGACCAGAGAGCTAGGCAAGCAGTGAAGACACAGGCTGCGCAAATCAGTTCCAGATGATTGAAGGCTTCAAAGAGAACATACCCCGCACTGGCGAAATCGCTTTGCATCATCATGCCAGAGACATAAAGACTAGGAATGACAACACCATCGAGGAGTAAGCTGCCGCTCAACCAAAAGCCGAGGGTAAATAAAATGAGGGCGGGCCAATTCAGGCGAGAAAGAGAAGGAATAAGACCTGAGCGCATGATTAAGACCTTGAATGCATATAGGTTCAGCCTAGCTAATTTTAGGGGTCTTAAATGTCAATAATAGTTAAGGGTTGGGGGGATTTTAGGCGGGTTCAGAGTTTGCAGGGGGGCGGTGATCATGGAGTAAATAGGTATTCATTTGGCCTTTTCCTTTGATCGGAATCACACCCCGTGGGCTGAGAATATATTGATTTTTGAGCCGATGATAGATGGTTTCGGTGACTTGAATGTGACCCGGTAAGCCTTGGGATTCCATGCGGCTGGCGATATTGACGGTATCGCCCCACAGATCATAACTAAATTTTGTTGTCCCGATCACTCCCGCCACTACAGACCCGGTATTCATGCCAATGCGGAGGTCAAAATGTTTCGGGGTGGTCTGGTTAATGCGTTTAATAATTGTTTGCATTTCGAGGGCGACGGTGGCGATCACTTCCACATGATCGCCACGGGGGGTGGGGAGTCCGGCCACCATCATGTAGGCATCGCCAATGGTTTTGATTTTTTCGACACCGTATTTGGCACTCAAGGCATCAAATTCTGAAAAAATGACGTTGAGTTGTTCGACGAGTTCAATGGGGGGGAGGTTGGCGGCGAGTTGGGTAAAGCCGACGAGATCGGCAAAGAGGACGGTGACTTCTTCAAAGCTGTCGGCGATGGTGGTGATCTGGGCTTTGAGGCGTTCGGCGATCGCTTGAGGCAAAATGCTCAAGAGTAAATGTTCCGTTTTTTCCTGTTGTTGGTGCAGGGCGATTTCGGCTTCCTTGCGTTTAATGAATTGTCCGAGTTGGTTACCCGTAGCTCCCATCATTTGCAGCAAGTTGTGATCCGGGGGGAGATGTTCCCGCCGAAAAAAGGTCATCACCCCCAACATTTCACTGCCACTCTGTAGCGGAAAGGCTAAGGCGGTATTCAAGCCGGACTGCACGATGAGGGATTGCGCCCCAAAGTCTGGATCGGTTTGCAGGGTTGTGATCCATTGAGGGCGACCGGCGGACCAGACGCGCCCGACAAACCCAATGCCTTCGGCATTGTCCACCAACACCCTGCCCTGTAAAAAGGATTGAAACGAGGTGTTCGGGCTGGACTCTGCCCAAAAATCAACTCGCTGTAGCCGGGGGACGGGGGCAGGGCAGGGGTTCCCATCTTGATCCCAGGTGGTGTGTTCAAGGTCTTGGGCGATGGGTTTGCGTTCGTCTGTGGTGTAGGGAATCCAAAATTCCCCCACATCCCAGTTGAGGTTTTCGCCGATCGCTTGGAGAATGCGGTGGGTGGCGACTTCGAGGGAGATGGATTCGGAGAGGATACGGGCGATCGCATACTGGGCGGCGAGGCGCTGCTGGGTGCGATGGCGTTCGGTAATGTCGCGGCCAATGTAGACAATATCTTGGGTGAGGCGGTGATCCGATTCCCCTTGGGCTTCGGTTTGAATCAAGGAACAGGAAAACGCTACGTTGAGTTTAGCGCCCTGTTTGGTTTGGCATTCCACTTCGATATTGCGCGACAGGACTCCCTCGGTTTGAATAGCGGCGGCAAGTTCGGCAAAGAGGGGATCGGCATTCAAAATTAATCGTGACAGGGGCTGATCAATCAGTTCGGCTTGGGTGTAGCCAAAGAGAATTTCGGTGGCGTGGTTAATGGTTTTAATCGTCTGATCAGGTGTGGTGACAATCAGAGCATCCGCGATCGCCGTCACGATCCGATCAATGTAGTTTTTTGAAGCCGTTAAAGCATTGAGGAGCAAGTTCGACTCATTGGTACTCTGCACTAACACCTGTTCAAGGTGCATTTTTTCCGAGACATTCTCAATAAAAAGAATCAAATAGGGGTCAGCGGCGGCGGTGCTGGGGGTTGCCTGAACATGGAGATCTAAATAGAGATTTTGACCGTCAGCAGTGGTGCGCGTGATCCCGTTGAGGGCGAAATGGGGCATCTCGTTGACAGCGATCGCCATAAACACATCTTCGCACCCATACAGTTCCGGAAAATGATCCCGAATATCCGTGTGCAGCAGCGGCACAGAGATATCCCGCCAATGATCTAAACTCGCCGTCGGAGAATGATTAACAATCTGCCCAGCCCCATCAAACACGACATAGCAAATATGGGGCGGCACAATCAATGTCTGATCAAAAACATTCATAGATGGGTTAGCAGATGGATGACCAAAGCACTGCACAGTTTCGACCATGGGACTTGGCAGCATAGAGGGCTTGGTCAGCGTGCAAAATTAACGCTTGGGAGTCGCTGTAGGGTTTAGGCTGCTCCGTTGCCCCCCCCAGACTGAGGGTAACATGGTCTGTAATGGGAGAACGCACATGGGGAATTTGAAGATTAGAAATGGCCTGTCGAATGTTTTCCATCAGATGCATTAATCCTTCTTTCTGGGTATTCGGCAACAACACAATAAATTCTTCGCCGCCGTAACGCGCCACCACATCCGCCGGTCGTTGAACGGACTTGCGTAGCATGTGGGCAATTTTGACCAGACAGCGATCGCCCTCTGGATGACCGTAATAATCGTTATACGCCTTGAAATAGTCCACATCGGCAAAAATAATCGAGAGCGACGTAGATTCCCGGATCGCCAATTGCCATTCTCGGCGTAAATGCGCCTCAAACGCCCGCCGATTCGCCAACTGCGTCAACGCATCCGAATCCGCCTGAGCTTGCAAGGCCTCATTGGCCTGCTGCAACTGTCGATACAATTCCGCTTGATCAATGGCAATCGACACCTGATCCGCCAATTGCCGCAACAGATACAGTTCCTCTGATGTCCAGGGACTGGACGATCGCTGGATCACCAAACTGCCCCAAAATTGAGATTGGTTAAAGAGGGTAAAAATGAGATCTTGCTCTTCCCAGGGAATTGGAGGCGCGAGGTCATCACAATGCAGGGCTTGAAGGGTGAGATGGGAGTTGTGCCAATGGAGACGATAGCGATGGCCGATGTAATTATCCTGGCAATCGAGGCAGGCCATGTGCAACACTTTGCCCTGAATATGATTCTCCGCTTTCAGGATAAAGACGCGATCGCAATGGAGCAACTGCTGCACCATCTGCACCGTCGTCTGCAACACCTGATCCAACTCCAGCGATTGGCGAATATTGCGCGTGATCTCCCCCAAGAGGCGATCGTGCTGGCTCTGACGCACCATCCGCGCCTCCGTCCGTTTCCGCAATGTCACATCCCGCCCAACGCAGACATATTCCGGTGCCACCGAATGACCCATCCTTAACTGTGTACAGGAAAACGCCACCATTAAACGCTCCCCCCGCCGCGTCACACAGATCACCTCCACATCCCGCCCCAACAACCACGCCGGAAATTCACTGCGGGCCTTCTGACCCGTAATCACCCTCGGAAAATCCGCAAAAAGGATGGTCAACGGTTGATGAAGTAATTCAGCCGCCGTCCAGCCAAACAATTCTTCGGTGGCCTTGTTCACATACTTCATCCGTCCGGCCGTATTCGTCACAATCAGCACATCACTGATCACCTGCATCACTTGATCAATATAGCTTTTGGCCCTCGACAACCGATAGAGAGCAAGCTCAGCCTCTTTCGCCACCTGACCAAGTTCCTGCTTCAGAATCATTTTTTCGGTGGTATCACACACCATCACCAGTAACTGGGGAATTGTGGCCTGGGGATAGGGCATCAGGGACAGGTCAAAATATCGAGAGGCTCGTTGGATACCTTCGATTTCAAAATGGGAGCATTCTCCCTGAATAATCGTGATCATCAATTCTTCTAATCCAATTAATTCGGGTAAAACATTCCGAATATCACCATTGAGACGGGGTTGAATCTCTTCACTGAGTAGATCGTGTAGATCGAGAGAAAGCTCTTGAATTTTCCAGTCAGCATCACAAATCAAGTAGTCCATAAATGGAGATAGGATTGGCTAGAGAAAGAGCATCATGGATCAGCTAAGATTGCAGTGGCTAATTGTTTAAAAATCACATTCACAGCTTGACCGGTTTTCGCAGAGGTGGCGTAGGTGTCAATCACACGCGGATTATGCCGTTGCAGTGCATACTTATCCAGAAGAGTTGCCAGGAGAGTGGGAGTCACCAAATCGGCTTTGTTGAGGGCAATGATGATGGTTCCTTTTGGGTTGATCTTGACGAAAAGATCGACATGGTTTTGGAGATGAACGAGGGTGTCATCGCGCTTGACATCGGCAACGATAATCGCGCCTTTGGCCCCTTGGAGATAGCTTGGGGCGATCGCTTTAAATTGGGTTTGCCCTTCAATGTCCCAAATCAAGAGTTCCACTTGACGGGCAGCATTGTCGGCAGTGGCATCTACTTCGACTAGCTTCCGCGAGAGCTTTACCCCCACGGTGGACAGATATTCATCACTAAATTGATCATCGACAAACCGTCGAATTAGACTCGTTTTTCCAACACTAAAATCTCCGACCAAACAAATTTTTTTTGAAATCGCCATCAAGTTTTCTGATATTTTATGGGTTTTATGACTGGGTATGAGCTAGTTGACTGAAAAAATTAGCCAGATCCCGGAAAGCCCTCACCCTAGCCCTCTCCCTAGGGGAGAGGGAACTGGAAAAATGGATGGGCTCCCCTCGCCCTCTAGGAGAGGGGTTGGGGGTGGGGGCTATCAACTTTTTTCGGTCAATCAGGGGTATGAGACTGATGGTAATGGAAAATACGAGCCATTGCTCACGATTCTGCTTCAGGGGTGATCAGTTCAAAGCGGGCGCAACGACTTAACCAGGCGGCTTCGGTTTTGGTGACTCCGGGGGGGGCTTCGAGGGTTGTGGCTTCTTCGAGTCGATCCGAATCAATGCCTTGGGCTGCGATCGCATCTTTGACCACCGCTGCCCGCTGAAACGATAACTCCCGGTTTTGATTGCGTTCGCCACTTTCATCCACATGCCCCGTAATCCGCACCCGGAGGTCTGGATTATTGCGCAAAAATTCGCTAATCGGGACGATTTTATCCGCAATTTCTGTGGCATTGAGGTCGGCGGAGTCCCGATCAAAATAAATCCGACCCGCTAGGGCTTGGGGTAACAGATCATCGGCATCCACTTTGGGAATACCCGGCAGGGCATTGAAGGCTTCGAGAATGTCTTGGCGATCGCCGCGATCGCGGTAACTCCCCGTCAGCACCACCCCATCCGGATGATAGGACGCTCGAATATCAACACCCGGATAGCGATTGAGCAAAGCCGTCACCGTTTGGATCATCGTCGCCACATTCACCGGATCGGGCGGTACATCCACGATCTGAATCTGATTCTCAACGGTACGATTTGGCGCGAGGTCTTGAGCGATCGCCCCCGCCCGCTCCTTAAACTGCTCCGACGGCACACGCCCGCTCAGACTCACCGCTTTCCCCTCCACATCCGACACCAGAGGCGTATAGGCCACCCCATCCAACTCCGCCGTCATCGCCGCCGTAATTTGGCTGGATAAGCGGTGATTTAAAAAGCCCCGCACTTGGAAATAAAGCCACGGAATCACAATCAACGCTGCGATCGCCCCCACCAACACCAACAGAGTTGTGGGTGATCCTCCCGTCTGCTTTTGCACCGTCGATTGGCCCAGCTTCGCCAGCTTCGCCGACACATCCTCCGGCACCGTATCCGGATCGCCATCAAACTCCTCAATCAACGTGCCATACTGTTGCAGCAATCCCGCCAACGTCTTCCGAATCTTCTTCACAAATGCAGGCGGCGGACTGCCCTTCACCACCACCGCCAAGTAGCAATACCCCGCCACCTCCAAAATAATCCGCGCATCCCCATACTCAATCTCACTCAATTCTGAAATCGTCCCCGTTTGCGCAATGCAATCATTCACAAAACTACGAATCGCCGTCAGCATCCCCGCCACCATATTCGATTCCAAATGGTGCTCATGCTCCGGTTGCAATTCCGCAATCACCAGCCCCGATGCCTTATGAATTAAAAAAATCGCCTGCACCGTCACCGGGATCGACTCTTTCAAAATTAACTCCGCTTCGCTCACCCCCTGCATCCGCGCCCGGACTTTCCGGGTCAACCCATCCACACTAAACGCCGTTTCCACCTTGGCATTAATCGCATTAATTGCCTCACCCATATAACGCGCCACCGTACTCCCAATCACGGGATAGAGCGCATCAACCATCGAATCGCGTTCCAATTCAATTTGATTTTTCATCGCACGACCAATCGTCGGGCCCAGGGATGTCGCAATGGCATCCCGTTCGAGGCGCACCTGTTCTTGAATCGCTGAGGCCACCTCCGGGCCGATCGCTTTCGCAATTCGTTTAGGATTGTGCTGGATTTGCTGCTCAATGGCCAAGGGCACAAGATCTCCCAACGCCTTCGCCATCGCATCACGATTCTCATGGGCACGCTCCGTGATCATCTCATCCAAAATCGGCGTGGCCATGGCTCGCACCATGTCCTGAGACGTACCCACCTTCATCTTGAGCAACTGCACCATCAACGGCACGAGGGGATTAATCATGTCCGTCGGCTCGTAGACCTGTTTTTCGAGGGCCGCCACTTTGTCTTCAAGCCGGGCAAGAGCACCTTCTTCGATGGCGATCGCTTCATCCAGGGGTGGGTTTAAGGCGGCTAGTGGTGCAGGTTCATCTAGGGGTGGGTTCGATGCCGCCGCCGGAGAATCCTCTAGCGGGGGTTCGATTTCGGTGGGTTGGGGGTCGGGGGTTGCCTCTGACTCGCTAGGCGGCGGGGATTCGGAACCCACTAACCCTAACGAGGCCAGCAGTTCATCCGGATCGGGCCAGACGATGGGGTCAGCATCAGCCTCTTGGCTTTCGGGTTCTGGCTTGGCGGTTTTGGGGGTGGGAAGAGGGTTATTGTCGAGGAGAAACTGCCGAATGTCTTTGAGGGGGTCTTGAATGGTATCGGATGGGGCGCGAAAGAGTTCCGCGAGGGAGGCTTCTGCGGATGGTTGGGATGGGGTTGGGGAGGCTTTGGGGGAGGATTGGGGGCGACGGGGCGGTGGCGGTGGCGGTTTGCGTAAGACGCGCTTGCGGACGGGGGGGGCAGCGGCTGGGGGTGTGGTGGGGGGCGCGGGGTTCATTAACTCGCGTAATTGCTGCTCTAGTTCGGCTTCGAGAGATTGCACGCGGGAAACTGAAGCGCGATCGCGCGGCTGAGACTGGCCATTTTCTAGGGGCGGCGCATCGACTTCATTGGGCAAAATCATCGCCGCAAAGTCTTGGAGGGCGTATTCGATTTCCTCCTCAAAGCTTTTGGGCGTGGCGGGGGGGATCTCGTTGGCCTCGAATCCGTCCGCTTCCCCAGGATCTGACGGCGCGATCGCCTCTGGAGTGGGGTCAGGAGTCTCAGACGCGATCGCCTCTGGAGTGGGATCGTCAAGGTGGGCAAGATCGGGTTCGGGCGGTGCGTCCGATACCGGGCGATCGCGCTCCTCGGCGGCTGTGCTGTCCTCTAATGCGATGGGTGCGAGGGTTTCCGGTTCTGGGGGGGATTCCTGTGCTGGTTCGGGGGGAGGGGTTGAAGTCGTGCGATCGCGCTCCTCCACTGCCGTGGGTTCCGGCGGGGGGTCTGGCTCTATCACGTCCTGGACAACATCCGACAGTTCCCCAGGATGGCCATTCTCATCACCTTGCCCCTGGGCTTGATCGAACACTAGGCCGTCGATCCCCAACATGGCATTAATCTCAGCCGCCGACACCGTCGGAATCCCTGTGAAATCATCCGCATCCAAGGATGCGATCGTCGTTTCCGATGACTCCATCGCCGCTGGTGGGATCAACGTATCGTAGTCCGCCGCCAACAGATCCAACTCCGTGGCATCATCATGACCTTCCTCCTGAGGCGATCGCCCGATATTGAAGGTATCCACCAACAAATCCATCACATCATTAATCTCCTGATCCGAGGCCTCCGCTGCCTCCACGGGAGACGGATCATCAGCCGGGGCAGATTCAGAGGCCGGCGTTACCACGGGGGGCGGTGGCGGGGATGCTTCGGTGTGGGGAGTGGCATCATCCTGCATTGCCACCGGTGCTGGGGACGGTTGGGCAGAGGAATCAATGGGCTGAAACTTGCTAATCCGTTGGGTTAGCGTCGCGGCGGCATTTTCGTCAATGGTTTCAACATCGTCAGGGTCACGGCCCAGCGATCGCGAATCATGGTGGGTCAGCAGTTCATCCAAATCGATCAGCAGTCCTTTAAAGAGATCCTCTGTAACCTCCAAATCATCCGATGGCGGGTCTTGGGCATCTGGGATCGGCTGGCTCACCGGCTCCACCGGGGGGCGAGCAGCCTCAGGGGACGATGGCGGCACGGACAATGGCTGCTCCGTCTCAGTGGAGTCTTCCCACGGATCAGGAATTGGAGCAAAGTCGTGAGGGGAGTGATCCGAGTTGGAATATTGTTCAGAACTCATACCCACCATAGTGTTTGGCAAAAACAATAGCGTCGTGACATCGCCAAAGGCTCAACATCATGAAGCTACGTTCATGGTAGTGGAGAAGTTTCACTAGCGACAAGCAAAATATTTAGAGGTACAGCGGCGTGAAGCTGGCATCTACGGGGATCGGGCACTGGCATTGATTCCATGGGTTGAAACATTCAATCAACTCGCGTGGCTTAACTCAACCACCACACACTACCGAGGATCACCATGATCAGCACGAACGCCACCCCCACAAATTGATTGTCTTGGGTATTGACTTGGCTGAGGTCGATCTCTTCAATGACGGGTTTTTGGGCCCGTTTGCGGTCATTCTCGGTTTTGGGGGGGACGTAGCGATCGCGCCGCTCACTATCGGATAAATTCGCCAAATCCGGAATCTCCGTCATCCATTCTTTGGGACGTTGCAACACCGGAGCCCGCAAAATATAGAGCAAGTTTTTCGCCTGCTGTTTAATCAAGGGCGAAGGATGGAGCAGGAGCTTTTCACACCGCACGATCGCTGCTTGATTTTCCCCCATCAACTGATACGCATTCACCAGCCAGAGTTGAATCTCGCCCCCCTTCCGCGCCGTAGGATAACTTCGCGCCAAGGCCTGCTCAAACCATTCAATACTCTCGGCATACCGACCCCGCTCAAAGGCCCGTTCTCCCGCCGTCATCACCTGATCAATGGTCAATTTAGTTTGTGTGCGATCGCTCATCCTCAACCCCTCGCTTATCTCCCTGAATTGTGATGATTTCCATAATCTTGCTAGATACCATAACAGATTTGCCCGGAGGGACAGGTCGCACGGATTCTAGCCGACAATGGGTGGAAGAAGACCATAACCCCTCTGTTTTGCTGCACTTCCATGGCTTACCCCGCATTGCTCACCCTCCTATCCCGCACCCTGCGCCGGATTTTGAGTGCCCTAGAACAGCGATCGCTCGCCCCCGATCACACCTATGAGCAATGGCAATACAGCTTTTTTCGGCGGCGGCTGTTTCTGGTGTTCGCCATTTCCCTGACCATTCTGTTTTGCATGACCACGCCCCGATTGGTGCAGAACATGATTACCAGTCAGCCCCTCCCCGGCTGGTGGTTTACGGATCTTTGGGTTGAAATCAGCTTAATTACAAACCTCATTCTGCTGCGCTTGAGCCACCAAAATTGGCAGATTAATCTCATTTTTCTGGGCTATTCTGGCTCGATTAACCTAGTGGAACAACTGGCCGAAGCGGCCATG
Coding sequences within:
- a CDS encoding diguanylate cyclase domain-containing protein, with protein sequence MDYLICDADWKIQELSLDLHDLLSEEIQPRLNGDIRNVLPELIGLEELMITIIQGECSHFEIEGIQRASRYFDLSLMPYPQATIPQLLVMVCDTTEKMILKQELGQVAKEAELALYRLSRAKSYIDQVMQVISDVLIVTNTAGRMKYVNKATEELFGWTAAELLHQPLTILFADFPRVITGQKARSEFPAWLLGRDVEVICVTRRGERLMVAFSCTQLRMGHSVAPEYVCVGRDVTLRKRTEARMVRQSQHDRLLGEITRNIRQSLELDQVLQTTVQMVQQLLHCDRVFILKAENHIQGKVLHMACLDCQDNYIGHRYRLHWHNSHLTLQALHCDDLAPPIPWEEQDLIFTLFNQSQFWGSLVIQRSSSPWTSEELYLLRQLADQVSIAIDQAELYRQLQQANEALQAQADSDALTQLANRRAFEAHLRREWQLAIRESTSLSIIFADVDYFKAYNDYYGHPEGDRCLVKIAHMLRKSVQRPADVVARYGGEEFIVLLPNTQKEGLMHLMENIRQAISNLQIPHVRSPITDHVTLSLGGATEQPKPYSDSQALILHADQALYAAKSHGRNCAVLWSSIC
- a CDS encoding Uma2 family endonuclease — translated: MVFSESFTPLPDHTQLPCEDGTFVKNFQEHPQSILLTESIRPVLDRVHPDGHYCIGQDSGIYWRITDPPQRGAEAPDWFYVANVPPTLDGQARRSYVLWQEIMPPVIVIEFVSGTGAEERDKTPWTGKFWVYETAIRPAYYAIYEVKKAQVEVYQLVSNRYRLMPANPSGRFPIEELEVELGIWPGIYQNMDLPWLRWWDATGNLLLHGEEQAKQAEAKAKQAEAKAEQAEAKAEQERQKNEQLMAKLRM
- a CDS encoding OmpA family protein translates to MSSEQYSNSDHSPHDFAPIPDPWEDSTETEQPLSVPPSSPEAARPPVEPVSQPIPDAQDPPSDDLEVTEDLFKGLLIDLDELLTHHDSRSLGRDPDDVETIDENAAATLTQRISKFQPIDSSAQPSPAPVAMQDDATPHTEASPPPPPVVTPASESAPADDPSPVEAAEASDQEINDVMDLLVDTFNIGRSPQEEGHDDATELDLLAADYDTLIPPAAMESSETTIASLDADDFTGIPTVSAAEINAMLGIDGLVFDQAQGQGDENGHPGELSDVVQDVIEPDPPPEPTAVEERDRTTSTPPPEPAQESPPEPETLAPIALEDSTAAEERDRPVSDAPPEPDLAHLDDPTPEAIASETPDPTPEAIAPSDPGEADGFEANEIPPATPKSFEEEIEYALQDFAAMILPNEVDAPPLENGQSQPRDRASVSRVQSLEAELEQQLRELMNPAPPTTPPAAAPPVRKRVLRKPPPPPPRRPQSSPKASPTPSQPSAEASLAELFRAPSDTIQDPLKDIRQFLLDNNPLPTPKTAKPEPESQEADADPIVWPDPDELLASLGLVGSESPPPSESEATPDPQPTEIEPPLEDSPAAASNPPLDEPAPLAALNPPLDEAIAIEEGALARLEDKVAALEKQVYEPTDMINPLVPLMVQLLKMKVGTSQDMVRAMATPILDEMITERAHENRDAMAKALGDLVPLAIEQQIQHNPKRIAKAIGPEVASAIQEQVRLERDAIATSLGPTIGRAMKNQIELERDSMVDALYPVIGSTVARYMGEAINAINAKVETAFSVDGLTRKVRARMQGVSEAELILKESIPVTVQAIFLIHKASGLVIAELQPEHEHHLESNMVAGMLTAIRSFVNDCIAQTGTISELSEIEYGDARIILEVAGYCYLAVVVKGSPPPAFVKKIRKTLAGLLQQYGTLIEEFDGDPDTVPEDVSAKLAKLGQSTVQKQTGGSPTTLLVLVGAIAALIVIPWLYFQVRGFLNHRLSSQITAAMTAELDGVAYTPLVSDVEGKAVSLSGRVPSEQFKERAGAIAQDLAPNRTVENQIQIVDVPPDPVNVATMIQTVTALLNRYPGVDIRASYHPDGVVLTGSYRDRGDRQDILEAFNALPGIPKVDADDLLPQALAGRIYFDRDSADLNATEIADKIVPISEFLRNNPDLRVRITGHVDESGERNQNRELSFQRAAVVKDAIAAQGIDSDRLEEATTLEAPPGVTKTEAAWLSRCARFELITPEAES
- a CDS encoding Rab family GTPase; the protein is MAISKKICLVGDFSVGKTSLIRRFVDDQFSDEYLSTVGVKLSRKLVEVDATADNAARQVELLIWDIEGQTQFKAIAPSYLQGAKGAIIVADVKRDDTLVHLQNHVDLFVKINPKGTIIIALNKADLVTPTLLATLLDKYALQRHNPRVIDTYATSAKTGQAVNVIFKQLATAILADP
- a CDS encoding RNA-guided endonuclease InsQ/TnpB family protein, producing the protein MKTLKFKLYQHKRNRYLKRTINAAGRIYNHCVALHKRYYRMWGKHLNCARLQKHIAKLRKRNPWWLQVGSQAVQDICQRIEKAYQLFFKHKDRSVRPPNFKKTRKYKSFTLKQAGYKFLGGNRVRIGNKVYQYWNSRPIEGKVKTVTIKRTPLGELFMIVTVDTLSEPQVKTETGNIAGFDFGLKTFLTCSEGFKIDAPLFFKQSLNSVRKASRELSRKQKGSAHRERARLNLARKHEDIAHRRRDWFWKLAHQLTNQFDVLCFETLNLKAMQGLWGRKVSDLAFREFLQILEWVATKKGKRVIYVDRWFPSSKTVSSCGHILEHLDLETRHWRCPSCSAENDRDENAAMNIKVAGASAIGLGDVRQALPAIAV